The proteins below are encoded in one region of Drosophila santomea strain STO CAGO 1482 chromosome 3R, Prin_Dsan_1.1, whole genome shotgun sequence:
- the LOC120453995 gene encoding transcription intermediary factor 1-alpha isoform X5 yields MDMDLEQLKNDFLPLIAGIKQEQLDAVPTDVLPQMSTPSTASGAPTTSSLSSSSLSLSNPCDSAEKRSESNSSASAKFTLFKCVYCAQLLGSNDRPKLLECLHVACAQCVSTKFSELDRSLPPLIHCPVCDNASQQEFIVDNQFLIEQCTAGDSGDGVGLLGLTGEGQKSSAAASIQCSSCSDGAVATSWCVDCSEYICDSCVQAHQRLKITKDHTIKPKDEANNEQLAGAAGVDKLHMCQLHPQEKLSLFCETCDKLTCRDCQLSDHRDHKYKFAHEIATESRQALSTLVSEINYKRFLLSSATKVIDDRQQLIHDKKKDLIKEITAMAVKITNTVNTRGKQLIMRLNEVCDSKLKVLVEKKETLQLLSDNTDHCIDFMQNALEKGSDFAILSSKKSLVRHLQKLKCQRADIPNPEIPVRIQVQLNQVSDLQKVISQLGIIIVDGKPYPPTPSPNGTPQPQHPPRQPPSPNMAPPLRPGLPPGMSAGLSPNGPPVNFGPQNGPPLYSNAAQQQFNNLSMSRSFPGDGSGKVRFGGMPPVGMQRHGQPHVSSSTHPQNMDISLRGLLNNQAAQSPNAHMAFNGPPSYPGGPQGAPAPAHQPMGPQMRPHFMPGQQGFSQGGGPGGGPRDANFMNSNARFQSQYQRMANHAQQAAAAAAMAGAAGGGGGQIPSPGALQRPQMMSNPMQNVSAMQNSLGFHGSQAGFNTGPPQTSPQLSGGGMHSLAKWHIPQSAQQSNMCSQQGPLLPFANGRQTSENFKISLKSPNTLKNSTPPSLGGGGAGHPGHGNGSSSAQLNAAALGLGPAVSILSNVTSTNPKTPSPSTHENTKDFTEPIDKVRDDSINDLIATIAKLDSNGVQVLPEGRTKTTSPQVHSSTDLSNTQEDDPNEDWCAVCLDGGELMCCDKCPKVFHQNCHIPAISSLPDESESWQCLLCVNLKELTKAEGSEKNSSGELSALELRILQRICLELYCQYEQSLNFREPESPANTSYYEIVSSPMSLDVIRTRLDPSSPNHYKDIAGFVSDVRLIFSNTYLFYQEDTKTYSNAKYLENFFEEQLAKWLPQFEGSKPLSKRNTSNSPALLGVNATGSPSPIENGRKSCGSASLGDSDGGCLPAKRARRSAHE; encoded by the exons ATGGACATGGATTTGGAGCAGCTAAAGAACGACTTCCTGCCGTTGATCGCCGGAAtcaagcaggagcagctggacgCCGTACCCACGGATGTCCTGCCCCAGATGAGCACACCCAGCACGGCCAGCGGTGCGCCCACCACCTCGTCCTTGAGCTCCTCTTCGCTGAGCCTGAGTAATCCCTGCGACAGTGCTGAGAAAAGG TCAGAGTCAAACTCTTCCGCATCAGCCAAGTTCACCCTATTCAAGTGCGTTTACTGCGCGCAACTCCTCGGATCCAATGATCGACCCAAATTGCTAGAATGCCTCCACGTGGCTTGTGCCCAGTGCGTGAGCACCAAGTTCTCGGAGCTGGACCGCTCGCTGCCACCATTGATCCATTGTCCCGTATGCGACAATGCGTCGCAGCAGGAGTTTATCGTGGACAACCAGTTCCTCATCGAGCAGTGCACCGCCGGAGACAGTGGTGATGGGGTCGGTCTTCTGGGCTTGACAGGCGAAGGTCAGAAGAGCTCCGCTGCGGCGAGCATCCAATGCAGCAGCTGTTCCGATGGTGCAGTGGCCACGTCGTGGTGCGTTGACTGCTCGGAGTACATTTGCGACAGTTGTGTGCAGGCTCACCAGCGCCTGAAGATCACTAAGGACCACACGATTAAGCCCAAAGACGAGGCCAACAACGAGCAGCTGGCCGGAGCTGCCGGGGTGGACAAGCTGCACATGTGCCAGTTGCACCCACAGGAGAAGCTTTCGTTGTTTTGCGAGACCTGCGACAAGCTTACTTGTCGTGATTGCCAGTTGAGCGACCATCGGGATCACAAATACAAGTTTGCCCACGAGATTGCCACGGAGTCAAGACAGGCGCTGTCCACCCTTGTTTCCGAAATCAACTACAAACGCTTCCTTCTCTCCTCGGCTACCAAGGTGATCGATGACCGCCAACAGCTGATCCACGACAAGAAGAAGGACCTCATCAAGGAGATCACAGCCATGGCGGTCAAGATCACCAATACGGTTAATACCCGAGGCAAGCAGCTAATCATGAGATTAAACGAGGTGTGCGACAGTAAACTCAAGGTGCTGGTGGAAAAGAAGGAGACGCTACAATTGCTGTCTGACAACACGGACCACTGCATCGATTTTATGCAAAACGCTTTGGAGAAGGGCAGTGATTTCGCTATCCTCTCGAGCAAAAAGTCTCTGGTGCGTCACCTGCAGAAGCTCAAGTGCCAGAGGGCGGATATCCCCAACCCGGAAATCCCAGTGCGCATTCAAGTTCAGCTTAACCAGGTTTCCGATCTTCAGAAGGTAATCTCGCAGCTGGGCATCATAATCGTGGATGGCAAACCATATCCGCCCACGCCCTCGCCCAACGGAACCCCTCAGCCGCAGCACCCACCTCGCCAGCCTCCCAGCCCGAACATGGCGCCACCCCTGCGTCCTGGTCTTCCACCCGGAATGTCCGCTGGCCTCTCGCCGAACGGACCGCCCGTCAACTTTGGACCGCAGAACGGACCGCCGCTCTACAGCAATGCTGCCCAGCAGCAGTTCAACAATCTGTCCATGAGTCGCTCCTTTCCGGGTGACGGGTCAGGTAAGG TTCGCTTCGGGGGAATGCCACCAGTGGGCATGCAGCGACACGGACAACCGCACGTGAGCTCCTCCACGCATCCGCAGAATATGG ACATCAGCCTGCGGGGCCTGCTGAACAACCAGGCAGCACAGAGCCCGAATGCCCATATGGCATTCAATGGACCGCCCAGCTATCCGGGTGGGCCGCAAGGAGCCCCGGCTCCTGCGCACCAACCGATGGGTCCGCAGATGCGTCCGCATTTTATGCCCGGCCAGCAGGGTTTCTCGCAGGGCGGTGGTCCAGGAGGCGGTCCGCGGGACGCCAACTTTATGAACAGCAACGCGCGCTTCCAGTCGCAGTATCAGCGTATGGCCAACCACGCTCAGCAGGCGGCGGCTGCAGCGGCCATGGCCGGAGCGGCGGGGGGCGGAGGCGGCCAAATCCCTTCGCCGGGTGCACTGCAGCGACCCCAGATGATGTCCAATCCCATGCAGAATGTGAGTGCCATGCAGAAT TCGTTGGGGTTTCATGGGAGCCAGGCTGGCTTTAATACCGGCCCACCGCAGACCTCCCCGCAGTTAAGCGGCGGAGGCATGCACAGCCTGGCCAAGTGGCACATCCCGCAATCCGCTCAACAGTCGAACA TGTGTTCGCAACAAGGTccccttttgccttttgcgaATGGTCGCCAGACATCggaaaattttaaaatctCACTCAAATCCCCAAACACGCTCAAAAATAGCACCCCGCCCAGCCTGGGGGGCGGTGGTGCGGGTCACCCGGGCCACGGAAACGGCTCCTCCAGCGCCCAACTGAACGCAGCTGCCCTGGGATTGGGGCCAGCCGTTTCGATACTCTCTAACGTCACCTCGACGAATCCAAAGACGCCCAGTCCCAGCACTCATGAG AACACCAAGGACTTCACCGAGCCCATTGACAAGGTGCGGGATGACTCAATCAACGATCTTATTGCAACCATAGCCAAGCTAGACTCAAATGGGGTGCAGGTGTTGCCGGAGGGTCGCACAAAGACCACCTCGCCACAGGTGCACAGCTCTACGGATCTGTCCAACACACAGGAAG aTGATCCCAACGAGGACTGGTGCGCCGTCTGTCTGGATGGAGGAGAGCTGATGTGCTGCGACAAGTGTCCCAAGGTTTTTCACCAGAACTGTCACATCCCCGCGATCAGCTCGCTGCCGGACGAAAGCGAGAGCTGGCAGTGCCTGCTGTGCGTTAACCTCAAGGAGCTGACCAAGGCGGAGGGAAGTGAAAAGAACTCCTCCGGCGAGCTGAGCGCCCTGGAGCTCCGCATCCTGCAGCGCATCTGTCTAGAATTGTACTGCCAGTACGAGCAGAGTCTCAATTTCCGGGAGCCGGAGTCGCCAGCCAATACATCCTATTACGAGATTGTTTCCAG TCCCATGTCGTTAGATGTTATTCGCACCCGCCTGGATCCATCCAGTCCCAACCACTACAAGGATATCGCAGGCTTCGTGTCCGACGTGCGTTTAATATTCTCCAACACGTACCTCTTTTATCAG GAGGACACGAAAACTTACTCCAATGCCAAGTATTTGGAAAACTTCTTCGAGGAGCAGCTAGCTAAGTGGTTGCCGCAATTTGAGGGCAGCAAGCCACTAAGTAAGCGCAATACCTCAAACTCGCCGGCGCTGTTAGGTGTGAATGCAACTGGTTCGCCGTCGCCCATCGAAAACGGAAGAAAAAGCTGCGGCTCGGCATCATTAGGTGACAGCGATGGTGGCTGCTTGCCGGCCAAGAGGGCGAGACGATCGGCGCACGAATAG
- the LOC120453995 gene encoding transcription intermediary factor 1-alpha isoform X3 → MDMDLEQLKNDFLPLIAGIKQEQLDAVPTDVLPQMSTPSTASGAPTTSSLSSSSLSLSNPCDSAEKRSESNSSASAKFTLFKCVYCAQLLGSNDRPKLLECLHVACAQCVSTKFSELDRSLPPLIHCPVCDNASQQEFIVDNQFLIEQCTAGDSGDGVGLLGLTGEGQKSSAAASIQCSSCSDGAVATSWCVDCSEYICDSCVQAHQRLKITKDHTIKPKDEANNEQLAGAAGVDKLHMCQLHPQEKLSLFCETCDKLTCRDCQLSDHRDHKYKFAHEIATESRQALSTLVSEINYKRFLLSSATKVIDDRQQLIHDKKKDLIKEITAMAVKITNTVNTRGKQLIMRLNEVCDSKLKVLVEKKETLQLLSDNTDHCIDFMQNALEKGSDFAILSSKKSLVRHLQKLKCQRADIPNPEIPVRIQVQLNQVSDLQKVISQLGIIIVDGKPYPPTPSPNGTPQPQHPPRQPPSPNMAPPLRPGLPPGMSAGLSPNGPPVNFGPQNGPPLYSNAAQQQFNNLSMSRSFPGDGSVRFGGMPPVGMQRHGQPHVSSSTHPQNMDISLRGLLNNQAAQSPNAHMAFNGPPSYPGGPQGAPAPAHQPMGPQMRPHFMPGQQGFSQGGGPGGGPRDANFMNSNARFQSQYQRMANHAQQAAAAAAMAGAAGGGGGQIPSPGALQRPQMMSNPMQNVSAMQNSLGFHGSQAGFNTGPPQTSPQLSGGGMHSLAKWHIPQSAQQSNMCSQQGPLLPFANGRQTSENFKISLKSPNTLKNSTPPSLGGGGAGHPGHGNGSSSAQLNAAALGLGPAVSILSNVTSTNPKTPSPSTHENTKDFTEPIDKVRDDSINDLIATIAKLDSNGVQVLPEGRTKTTSPQVHSSTDLSNTQEVNNKNEQKDDPNEDWCAVCLDGGELMCCDKCPKVFHQNCHIPAISSLPDESESWQCLLCVNLKELTKAEGSEKNSSGELSALELRILQRICLELYCQYEQSLNFREPESPANTSYYEIVSSPMSLDVIRTRLDPSSPNHYKDIAGFVSDVRLIFSNTYLFYQEDTKTYSNAKYLENFFEEQLAKWLPQFEGSKPLSKRNTSNSPALLGVNATGSPSPIENGRKSCGSASLGDSDGGCLPAKRARRSAHE, encoded by the exons ATGGACATGGATTTGGAGCAGCTAAAGAACGACTTCCTGCCGTTGATCGCCGGAAtcaagcaggagcagctggacgCCGTACCCACGGATGTCCTGCCCCAGATGAGCACACCCAGCACGGCCAGCGGTGCGCCCACCACCTCGTCCTTGAGCTCCTCTTCGCTGAGCCTGAGTAATCCCTGCGACAGTGCTGAGAAAAGG TCAGAGTCAAACTCTTCCGCATCAGCCAAGTTCACCCTATTCAAGTGCGTTTACTGCGCGCAACTCCTCGGATCCAATGATCGACCCAAATTGCTAGAATGCCTCCACGTGGCTTGTGCCCAGTGCGTGAGCACCAAGTTCTCGGAGCTGGACCGCTCGCTGCCACCATTGATCCATTGTCCCGTATGCGACAATGCGTCGCAGCAGGAGTTTATCGTGGACAACCAGTTCCTCATCGAGCAGTGCACCGCCGGAGACAGTGGTGATGGGGTCGGTCTTCTGGGCTTGACAGGCGAAGGTCAGAAGAGCTCCGCTGCGGCGAGCATCCAATGCAGCAGCTGTTCCGATGGTGCAGTGGCCACGTCGTGGTGCGTTGACTGCTCGGAGTACATTTGCGACAGTTGTGTGCAGGCTCACCAGCGCCTGAAGATCACTAAGGACCACACGATTAAGCCCAAAGACGAGGCCAACAACGAGCAGCTGGCCGGAGCTGCCGGGGTGGACAAGCTGCACATGTGCCAGTTGCACCCACAGGAGAAGCTTTCGTTGTTTTGCGAGACCTGCGACAAGCTTACTTGTCGTGATTGCCAGTTGAGCGACCATCGGGATCACAAATACAAGTTTGCCCACGAGATTGCCACGGAGTCAAGACAGGCGCTGTCCACCCTTGTTTCCGAAATCAACTACAAACGCTTCCTTCTCTCCTCGGCTACCAAGGTGATCGATGACCGCCAACAGCTGATCCACGACAAGAAGAAGGACCTCATCAAGGAGATCACAGCCATGGCGGTCAAGATCACCAATACGGTTAATACCCGAGGCAAGCAGCTAATCATGAGATTAAACGAGGTGTGCGACAGTAAACTCAAGGTGCTGGTGGAAAAGAAGGAGACGCTACAATTGCTGTCTGACAACACGGACCACTGCATCGATTTTATGCAAAACGCTTTGGAGAAGGGCAGTGATTTCGCTATCCTCTCGAGCAAAAAGTCTCTGGTGCGTCACCTGCAGAAGCTCAAGTGCCAGAGGGCGGATATCCCCAACCCGGAAATCCCAGTGCGCATTCAAGTTCAGCTTAACCAGGTTTCCGATCTTCAGAAGGTAATCTCGCAGCTGGGCATCATAATCGTGGATGGCAAACCATATCCGCCCACGCCCTCGCCCAACGGAACCCCTCAGCCGCAGCACCCACCTCGCCAGCCTCCCAGCCCGAACATGGCGCCACCCCTGCGTCCTGGTCTTCCACCCGGAATGTCCGCTGGCCTCTCGCCGAACGGACCGCCCGTCAACTTTGGACCGCAGAACGGACCGCCGCTCTACAGCAATGCTGCCCAGCAGCAGTTCAACAATCTGTCCATGAGTCGCTCCTTTCCGGGTGACGGGTCAG TTCGCTTCGGGGGAATGCCACCAGTGGGCATGCAGCGACACGGACAACCGCACGTGAGCTCCTCCACGCATCCGCAGAATATGG ACATCAGCCTGCGGGGCCTGCTGAACAACCAGGCAGCACAGAGCCCGAATGCCCATATGGCATTCAATGGACCGCCCAGCTATCCGGGTGGGCCGCAAGGAGCCCCGGCTCCTGCGCACCAACCGATGGGTCCGCAGATGCGTCCGCATTTTATGCCCGGCCAGCAGGGTTTCTCGCAGGGCGGTGGTCCAGGAGGCGGTCCGCGGGACGCCAACTTTATGAACAGCAACGCGCGCTTCCAGTCGCAGTATCAGCGTATGGCCAACCACGCTCAGCAGGCGGCGGCTGCAGCGGCCATGGCCGGAGCGGCGGGGGGCGGAGGCGGCCAAATCCCTTCGCCGGGTGCACTGCAGCGACCCCAGATGATGTCCAATCCCATGCAGAATGTGAGTGCCATGCAGAAT TCGTTGGGGTTTCATGGGAGCCAGGCTGGCTTTAATACCGGCCCACCGCAGACCTCCCCGCAGTTAAGCGGCGGAGGCATGCACAGCCTGGCCAAGTGGCACATCCCGCAATCCGCTCAACAGTCGAACA TGTGTTCGCAACAAGGTccccttttgccttttgcgaATGGTCGCCAGACATCggaaaattttaaaatctCACTCAAATCCCCAAACACGCTCAAAAATAGCACCCCGCCCAGCCTGGGGGGCGGTGGTGCGGGTCACCCGGGCCACGGAAACGGCTCCTCCAGCGCCCAACTGAACGCAGCTGCCCTGGGATTGGGGCCAGCCGTTTCGATACTCTCTAACGTCACCTCGACGAATCCAAAGACGCCCAGTCCCAGCACTCATGAG AACACCAAGGACTTCACCGAGCCCATTGACAAGGTGCGGGATGACTCAATCAACGATCTTATTGCAACCATAGCCAAGCTAGACTCAAATGGGGTGCAGGTGTTGCCGGAGGGTCGCACAAAGACCACCTCGCCACAGGTGCACAGCTCTACGGATCTGTCCAACACACAGGAAG ttaataataaaaacgaacaaaaagaTGATCCCAACGAGGACTGGTGCGCCGTCTGTCTGGATGGAGGAGAGCTGATGTGCTGCGACAAGTGTCCCAAGGTTTTTCACCAGAACTGTCACATCCCCGCGATCAGCTCGCTGCCGGACGAAAGCGAGAGCTGGCAGTGCCTGCTGTGCGTTAACCTCAAGGAGCTGACCAAGGCGGAGGGAAGTGAAAAGAACTCCTCCGGCGAGCTGAGCGCCCTGGAGCTCCGCATCCTGCAGCGCATCTGTCTAGAATTGTACTGCCAGTACGAGCAGAGTCTCAATTTCCGGGAGCCGGAGTCGCCAGCCAATACATCCTATTACGAGATTGTTTCCAG TCCCATGTCGTTAGATGTTATTCGCACCCGCCTGGATCCATCCAGTCCCAACCACTACAAGGATATCGCAGGCTTCGTGTCCGACGTGCGTTTAATATTCTCCAACACGTACCTCTTTTATCAG GAGGACACGAAAACTTACTCCAATGCCAAGTATTTGGAAAACTTCTTCGAGGAGCAGCTAGCTAAGTGGTTGCCGCAATTTGAGGGCAGCAAGCCACTAAGTAAGCGCAATACCTCAAACTCGCCGGCGCTGTTAGGTGTGAATGCAACTGGTTCGCCGTCGCCCATCGAAAACGGAAGAAAAAGCTGCGGCTCGGCATCATTAGGTGACAGCGATGGTGGCTGCTTGCCGGCCAAGAGGGCGAGACGATCGGCGCACGAATAG